One Sulfitobacter sp. M39 genomic window, AATGTCCCGCCCAACTGCGTGTTCAACGTGGGTTTGGACGCGCCGAACTGGTAGGAAATGGCCAAATGGTCCTGCAACCCCTGCCCCACCTGCGACAAGTCGCGTACCACCGGGATACCGTGAGACTTCAACAATGCCGCCGGACCAATGCCCGACAACTGCAGCAGCTTGGGCGAATTGATCGCGCCAGCACACAAGATGACCTCTTTGCGCGCGGTGATCTGGCTGGTTTTGCCCCCGCGCACGAAGGCTGCCCCCGTCACCTGACCGCCCTCGACCGTCAGCTGGGTAACATCGGCGTTGCGGATGATCGCGAGGTTCTGACGTCGCTTTGCAGGCCGCAAGAACGCGTCCGCCGAGGACCACCTGAAGCCGCCGCGCACTGTACTGCGGTAATACCCGATGCCATCGGACCCCTCAGCATTCAAGTCAGGAATGACGGTATGGCCTACGTCCCGACATGCGTCCAAAAAGGTATTCGAAAACGGCATCATCCTGTCCGACAAATCCGACACCCAGACCGGACCGTTGCCGCGCGTGCGACGCCCCGTCGGGGTCAGTTCAGAGTGGGTTTCCAGCCGGTCGTACACGGCACGCACGTTTTCCCAGTGCCACCCCGCGGCCCCTGACTGCGACCAATCGTCAAAATCCTGCCCCAGCCCTCTGATGTATGTCATCGCGTTGATCGAGCTTGACCCGCCGATCAGCCGCCCTCTGGGCCAACTGATTGAACGGGCATTCAGCCCTGCGTCGGCCTCGGTGCGATAGCCCCAGTTCACATGCGGATTGGCGACGTTAATTGCATAGCCCAAAGGCACCTTGACCCAGAACCGCGCATCACTGCCCCCGCTTTCAAGCAGCGCAACGGTGAACCGGCCGCTCTCTGATAGGCGGTTTGCCATGACGCAACCGGCAGACCCCGCACCGACGACGATGTAATCAAATTCATAATTATCCAACGTGTTCACCCGTTAT contains:
- a CDS encoding GMC family oxidoreductase gives rise to the protein MNTLDNYEFDYIVVGAGSAGCVMANRLSESGRFTVALLESGGSDARFWVKVPLGYAINVANPHVNWGYRTEADAGLNARSISWPRGRLIGGSSSINAMTYIRGLGQDFDDWSQSGAAGWHWENVRAVYDRLETHSELTPTGRRTRGNGPVWVSDLSDRMMPFSNTFLDACRDVGHTVIPDLNAEGSDGIGYYRSTVRGGFRWSSADAFLRPAKRRQNLAIIRNADVTQLTVEGGQVTGAAFVRGGKTSQITARKEVILCAGAINSPKLLQLSGIGPAALLKSHGIPVVRDLSQVGQGLQDHLAISYQFGASKPTLNTQLGGTLGRLRMGAKYLLTRGGPLSVPVNQVGGFVRSAADNRVPDMQVYFNPASYAMTPSGKTVLDRTPGFQISAQPCRPTSRGHVAIASSDPQVAPSIQPNSLSTDEDKRAAVQAGRVLQQFAAADSLKAVITKAKAPDLMALDDDGLLGDFKQRASTVYHASCTCRMGADDRTAVLDERLRVYGVAGVRVVDASAFPNITSGNTNAPTLMLAMRAADLILEDAS